CTGGTGGAACGCGAGGTCCTCGTCCACGCCGTCGCCGCCCGCCGCGACCGCCTCGTCGATCGCGGCCAGGGACTGCCGCATCCGGTCGACGTCCTGCGGTGTGGCACGGGTGGCCGCGAGGGAGGCCGCCTCACCCTCCATGGCGCGGCGGACTTCCACGATCTGCAGCACCTTGGCCTTGGTGTCGGATGCCCCGGCCCCGGTCTCCGCCTCGAGGTCGAGCGGCCGGGTGCGCCGGGGCATGACGAACACGCCCCGGCCCTGCCGCGGTTCGACCAGGCCCGCGTTCCGCAGCCGCGAAACGGCCTCGCGGATCACGGTGCGGCTGACGCCGAGCTGCTTGACCAACTCGACCTCGGTCGGCAGCTTGTCGCCCTCGGCCAGACGTCCGGACTCGATCTCCTCCGCGAGGATCGCGGCGACCCTGTCCGCGAGCCGTACGGGACCACTCACCTTGGAGAACATGCTCGTCAGTCTATCCGTCAGGCCCCGATCGCCCCTGGCGCGGGCAGCGAACCCGCCGCCACCGCATCGGGGTGGTCCGCCACGTACGCCCGTACGACCGACTCGAAGTTCTCGTCGGGCGCGAGACCGAGCGCGGTGGCGCGCGCGTTGTCGAAGGCGGCGGGCCATGAGCCGACGATGGCCTCGACGGCGGGGTCGGGCGTGACCGTCACCAGATCGGCGACGGCGTCTCCGGCCACTCGGCGCAGCGTGGCGAGCATCTCGGCGACGGTCACCGTGAGCGCCGGCAGGTTGACCGGGAGCCCGCCGTCGAGCTGCCCGGGGCCGTTGCCCCGCTCGGCCTCGGCGATGCGGAGGATGCCGTCGACCGTGCGCCGCGGAGAGGCCAGCGCGACCCGCAGTTCGGGGCCGACCGGGCAGGTCGCGGGGAGGTCGGAGAGGGGCTCGCGGATGATGCCGGACAGGAAGCCGGAGGCGGCCGCGTTCGGCTTGCCCGGCCGCACCGACACCGTCATCAGGCGTGCCACACGCCCGTCGACGAAGCCCTTGCGGGTGTATTCGGCGACCAGCATCTCGCAGACGCGCTTCTGCGTTCCGTAGCTCGACTGCGGTGTGGGCAGCGTCGATTCGCCGACCACGGGCGGCAGCGGCAGCGCGGGGTCGGAGCCGTAGACCGCGACGCTGCTGGAGAACACGACCCGGGGCGTCGGCCCGCCGGCCGCGGACTGCGCGCGGGCGGCATCGAGCAGCGCGCGGGTGGTGTCCAGGTTGGCGCTCATGCCGAGGTCGAAGTCGGCCTCGCACTCGGCCGAGACCGCGGACGCCAGGTGGATCAGGACGTCCACCGGCCGCGCGAAGATCTCGTCGAGACGCTCGCTCAGGTCGCCCTGTACGACATCGACCAGCGGCTCGGCGGCAAGGGATGACCCGGCAGGGACGAACCGGTCGGCGAGCACCAGGCGGTCCACGGGCGTGCCGCACAGGGTCCGCCGCTTCAGCAACGCCTCGGCGACCTGCTGCCCCAGGAAGCCGAAGCCACCGGTGATGACGATCCTCATGCGCGTTCTCCTCGGTTGTTCTTGAGCCGGCCGTGGCTTTTCAGCTGGCCGTAGTTCTTGAGCCAGCCGAGCCCCTCGCTCGTACCGGAGCGGGGGCGGTATTCGCAGCCGATCCATCCCTCGAAGCCCAGCTCGTCGACGACGTCGAACAGATACCGGATGTCGAGTTCGCCCTGGTCGGGCTCATGGCGGTCGGGCACGCCCGCGATCTGCAGATGGGCGACGCGGCCGGTGGGAAGGTCGCGGCGCAGTGTGGTGGTGAGGTCGCCCTCGACGATCTGGCAGTGGTACAGGTCGAGCTGCACCTTGAGATTCGGGGCGCCCACCTCCTGCACGATCGCGTGTGCCTCGGCCTGCCGGTGCAGGAAGTAGCCCGGCATGTCACGGCCGTTGATCGGCTCGATCAGTACGTCGATGTCCACTGCGGCGGCCCGCTGCGCCGCCCAGGTGAGGTTGTCCAGGTACGTGGCGCGGTGCTCGGCGAGCTGTGCGGGCGTGGCGTCCGCAGGCCGGAGACCGGCCATCACGTGCACTTGGCCGCAGCCGAGCGCCACGGCGTATGCGAGCGCCCGGTCGATCCCGGAGCGGAACTCGGCCTCGCGGCCGGGCAGCGAGGCGATGCCACGTTCCCCGGACTCCCAGTCGCCGGGAGGCGCGTTGAACAGCACCTGGCGCAGGCCGTGCTCGTCGAGCCGTCGGCGCAGTTCGGTGGGCTCGTGGTCGTACGGGAAGAGGTACTCGATGGCGTCGAAGCCGTCCGCCGACGCCGCGGCGAAGCGGTCGAGGAAGTCGTGCTCGGTGTACATCATGGACAGGTTCGCGGCGAACCTCGGCATGCTTGCTCCTGTGCTGGGGCCGGGACCGGACCCGGGACCGGACCCGGTCATCGGTTGACGACGTCCTTCTTGGTGGTGAGCACCGCGGCGGCGCCGATGACCAGGCTGAGCGCCAGGACGTACATCGGGATGGAGGTCGATCCTGTGGCGTCCTTGAGCCCGCCGATCATGTACGGACTGACGAAGCCGGCCAGGTTGCCCACCGAGTTGATCAGGGCGAGGCCGGCCGCGGCCGCCGTGCCGCCGAGGAACGCGGTGGGCAGCGACCAGAACAGCGGGGCACAGGTCAGCACACCGGCCGCGGCGAAGGACAGGGCGACCAGGGACAGCACGGTGGAACCGCTCCACCCTGCGGCGAGGGAGAAGCCGACCGCGCCCATGAGGCTGGGTATCACCAGGTGCCAGCGGCGCTCGCGGCGCTTGTCCGCGGAGCGTCCGAACAGGTTCATCGCGATCAGTGCGGCCAGGAACGGCACGGCGCTGAGCACGCCGATGGTGAAGTTGTCCTCGATGCCGGTCGACTTGACGAAGGTGGGCATCCAGAACGTCAGGGCGTACTGGCCCATCACGAAGCAGAAGTAGATGAGGCACATCAGCCACACCTTGGGGTCGCGGAAGCCGTCCCAGACCCTGCCGTGCTTCTGGTGCGCGGTGTCCTTGGCGATCGCCGCCTCGACGATGGCCTTCTCCTCGTCGGAGAGCCACTTGGCGCTGCGCACGTTGTTGTCGAGGTAGAACATCGTGGCGACACCGATGAGGAGCGCGGGGATTGCCTCGAGCAGGAACATCCACTGCCAGCCGTCCCAGCCGTTCCGCCCGTCGAAAGTGTCCATGATCCAGCCGGAGAGCGGGTTGCCGAAGATGCCGGCCACGGGGATCGCCGACATGAACATCGCGATCACGCGGGCCCGGCGGTGCGACGGGAACCAGTAGGTGCAGTAGAGGATCACACCCGGGTAGAAACCGGCCTCCGCGGCGCCGAGCAGGAAGCGGAGCACGTAGAACATCGTCTCGCTGGTGACCAGCGAGAACGCAGCCGAGACCAGACCCCAGGTGATCATGATCCGGGCGATCCAGGTGCGGGCCCCGATGCGCTGCAGCATCAGGTTCGACGGGACCTCGAAGAGGAAGTAGCCGATGAAGAACAGACCGGCGCCGAGACCGTACGCCGCCTCGCTCAGGCCCAGGTCGTCGGACATCTGCAGCTTCGCGAAGCCGACGTTGACGCGGTCGAGGTAGGAGAAGACGTAACAGAGGATCAAGAAGGGGACGATACGGAGAACGACCTTGCGGAATACGGCGTTCTCGCGGGCGAGGTCGGGGGCCTCGGCCGTCGCGGTGGACGTGGACATGCTGAATCCTTACTGCGGCTCAGGGGATTCTCCGACGGGCGGTGCTCGATCACCAAGAGAGCGATAAGAGAGCGATCACCAAGCGGCGCTGAACGCGGCCTTGAGTTCGTCGAGAGCGGGGACGGGGAGCGGCTCGGGGCGACGGTCGGTCAGGAGCCAGAGACGTGCCGTTTCCTCGAGTTCTTCGAGGACGGCGAGAGCGGACGCGGCATCCGGACCCCAGACCACGGGGCCCAGACGGTCGAGCAGTACGGCCCTGATCGGTGTGCGCCGCGCGGCGCGATCAGCGATGTGGCCGGCCACCAGATCGGCCACGCGGGGATCGCCGGGCCGGTGGTAGGGGATGAGCGGGACGTGCCCGACCTTCATGACGTAGTACGGCGTGAGGGGCGGGAGCACGTCGTCCTGGCTCCACACGCCGGCCAGGGTGAGCGCGACGAGATGTGTGGAGTGGGTGTGGATGACGAACCGTGCGGTGGGGTCGGCGGCACAGATGCGCCGGTGCAGGGTGAGCGTCTTGCTGGCGCGGTCGCCCGCGCTCTGCTCGCCCGCGGCGTCGACCAGGGCGAGGCGCTCCGGGTCGAGGAAGCCGAGGGCTGCGTCGGTGGGCGTGATCAGGTGGGAGTCGCCGACCCGCGCGCTGATGTTGCCGGCGCTCGCGTGGACGTACCCGCGGGCGAACAGGCTAGTGCCCACCCGGACGATCTCGGCGCGGGCCTCGGCCACGGCGTTGGTGGCAGTGCTCGGGAGCTGGCTCATGAGGTCTCCCGGTCGAGACGGGCGTCTCGGTCGAGGTGGGCGAAGGACGCGGTGAAGAAGTCGGGGCCGCCGAAGTTGCCGGACTTGAGCGTGATGTGGAGCGTCTCCCCGTCGGGGAGGGCCGCCGCGCACCACGGCACACCGGGGTCGATCTGCGGTCCGATGCGCAGGCCCGTGAGCCCCAGCGCCTGGACGACGGCGCCCGAGGTCTCGCCGCCGGCGACGACGAGCTGCCGGACACCGAGGTTCACCAGGCCCTGGGCGACGCGGGCGAGGGTCTGCTCGACGAGCTCACCGGCCTCGGCGACGCCGAGCCGCCCCTGGACGTTCTTGACCGCGTCGGGAGCCTCGGTGGAGTACACGAGGACCGGCCCGTCGGCGAGGTGCGCGGCGGCGAAGGCCAGGGCCTGTCCTGCCACGTCCTCGCCGGCCGCGATCCGCAGCGGGTCGACGCTGAACGCGGGGCGGCCGCCGCGCAGGAACTCCAGGACCTGACCGTTCGTGGCGGTGGACACCGACCCGGAGACGATGGCCTGATGGCCGCCGGGCGGGGGCAGCTGGGCGGCGGCGGGGGAGGGCTTGAACCCCCAGTTCGCGGGCAGGCCGATCGCGAGCCCCGAACCGGCGGTCACCAGCGGCAGCTCCTTGACCGCCGTACCGAGCCGTACGAGATCGTCGTTGGAGACGGCATCGACGATCGCCGCGCCCACGCCTTCCCCACGCAGCTCGTCGACGCGCTGCCGGATCGCGTCGGCACCGGCGGCGACCGCGGTGTGGTCGATGAGACCGACGGGCCGCGCAGTCTGCGCCCCGAGCACGGACACCAGGTTGGAGTCGGTCATCGGCGTCAGCGGGTGATGCCGCATACCGCTCTCGCTGAGCAGTACGTCGCCGACGAAGAGATGTCCCTTGAAGACGGTGCGCCCGTTGTCGGGGAATGCCGGTGTCGCGACGGTGAAGTCCGTGCCCAGGGCGTCCATCAGGGCCTCGGTGACGGGCCCGATGTTGCCGGCCCGCGTCGAGTCGAAGGTCGAGCAGTACTTGAAGTAGATCTGCTCCGCGCCCGCGGACCGCAGCCAGTCCAGGGCCCGCAGCGAGGCCTCGACGGCGTCGGGCGCCGGGGTGGTCCGCGACTTGAGCGCGATGACGACGGCGTCCGCGTCGACCGGGCCCTCGGTGCCGTCCTGCGGCACGTCGATCAGCTGGACCACGCGCATGCCCGCGCGTACGAGGTTGTTGGCGAGGTCCGTGGCGCCGGTGAAGTCGTCGGCGATGCAGCCGAGGCGGATTCCCATGGGTCAGACCTCTTCCTGCTCGGTCGGCTCGGCCGGATCCTGCTCGGGCAGCTCGATCCCCGGGAAGATCTTGATCACCGCGCTGTCGTCCTCGCCGCCCAGACCGGAGGCCGATGCCTGCAGGAACATCTGGTGGGCGGTGGCGGCCAGCGGCAGCGGGAACTTCTCCGGGCGGGCCGCGTCGAGCACGAGCCCCAGGTCCTTGACGAAGATGTCGACCGCGGACAGCGGCGTGTAGTCTCCGGCGAGCACGTGCGCCATGCGGTTCTCGAACATCCACGAGTTGCCCGCGCTGTGCGTGATGACCTCGTAGAGCGCATCGGCGGGCACGCCCGCCTTGATGCCGAGCGCCATCGCCTCGGCCGCGGTGGCGATGTGCACGCCCGCGAGAAGCTGATTGACGATCTTGACCTTGGAGCCGATGCCGGCCTCGTCGCCCAGGCGGTAGACCATGCCGCTCATGGCCTCGAGCACCGGGTCGGCGATCGCGTACGCGGTGGGGGCGCCCGACGTCATCATGGTGAGGTCGCCGTTCGCGGCCCGCGCGGCGCCGCCCGAGATGGGGGCGTCCAGGTAGAGCACGCCACGCTCGGCGAGGCGCTTCTCCAGCCCGGCGGACCAGTTGGGGTCGGCCGTGGAGCACATGACGTAGACGGAGCCCGGACGCAGCCGCTCGGCCGCGCCGTCGGTGCCGAAGAGGACCGACTCGACCTGCGCCGCGTTGACCACGACGCCGACCAGGACGTCGACCTCGGCCGCCAGCTCACCGGCGGAGGCATGGGCGGTCCCGCCGTCCGCGGCGAAGGCCGCGGCCACCTCGGGGCGCAGATCGTGGACACCCACGTCGAAGCCCGCCGTGCGCAGGCTGCGCGCCATGCCGAGCCCCATGGCTCCGAGGCCCACCACGCCGACGCTCGGTCGTGCCGGCCTGTCCTGGTCGTTCATGCCCATCCTCGTCTCGCTGTGCCGGGGTGCGGGCCCGGCTCTCAAATCCGTGCGGCGATCGGGTCATATGATGACCTGCGGACAGGGAAACTTGAACTGTGATGCCGGTCACATGTTCTGGAGTCGGACGGCTGCCGCTCGCGGCGACGTGACGGCTGCGGCACGCGAAAGGCGCCCGACGGGAGGGATTCCCGTCGGACGCCTTCGGCGGATCCACGCTCAAGTGGCCGCCTGCAGAAGCCTCTTGAAGCCATGACTCGGCGGGCTGCCGTGGAGCGCGCTGGCCGAGCCGCTCACGGCCTGGCCGGCACCGTCCACTTCTGATGGGAGCCGCCATTGCAGTCCCAGATGACGAGCCGGGTGCCGTCGGAGGTGTCGCCGCCGGGGATGTCGAGACAGCGGTTGGCGGCAGGGTTGCGCAGGGCGCCGTTCTCGTGGCGCCACTGCTGGTTGGTGCCGCCGTTGCAGGTCCACATGATCGCCGGGGTGCCGTTGGCGTGCGCCCCGTCCTTGACGTCGAGGCACAGGCCCTGGCCCATCAGATGCAGGGCGCCGTCCTTGCCGAGCACCCAGGCCTGGTTGGCTCCGCCTGTGGGGCCGTAGACGATGGCCGGGTCGCCGCTGACATTCCGCGAGCCGTCGACGACCTTGCCGCCGAGGCCGGTGATCGGGCCGCGCACCGAATTGCCGACGGCGTTGGTCTGCAGGGTGCCGCCGGACACCTGCTCGACCCGGGTGTAGTCGGCGCAGGTCGCGCTCGTGCGCGTCGAGGAGACGCTCGCCGTCACCGCCCCGTCGTCGCCCACCGGCAGGTCGAACTTCGCCTGGGAGTACGGCTGGTCGTCGCAGGACGCCTTCGGGTTGTTCCACTCGAAGTACTCGGTCCAGTCGACCATGCCGCTCGGTGAGATCTGCGTCGACCCGGCACGGATGCTGCCCAGCTTGAAGGAGGCGCCGGTGGTCTCGTTGGTGACCGTCACGCCGAACCAGCGGTCCCCCTCGTGAGCCACCCGTGTACGGAAGGTGTGCCCCTCCTTCCAGTCGGTCTTCAGGCGGCAGCTCTTGCCCACGCCCTCGCCGCCGAAGTCGACGCAGTAGCTGTCGCCGGTGCCGGGCTTCGCCTCCGTCGCGTCCCACAGCGAGAACAGGAAAGTGCGGGTCTGGCCAGGGCCGTTGGACTGCATCCCGGTGTAGGCGCCGCTGCCCGCGGTGAAGCCGAACTGGTGGCTCCAGAAGATGTTGGAGGCGGGCCCCGCGTCCTTGGTGACGGTCGTGCGGAAGGTGACGCTGTTCAGGCCCCCGGTGCCGGAGGGGAAGCCGTAATGCGTGTACGAGCCTGGTGTGTCGGACGCCGATGCGCTGCCGGCGGTCGTCATGACCGTCCCGACGGACATCGCCAGGACCGCCGCGCCGGCCAGCGCACCGCAGCGCGCCCGTCGTCTACGGGGAGGGGAGGTTGTCGCCATCGTCAGAGCTCCTTCCGGAGGAGGGGTGGCGACAAGGAGAGTGCCCGTGCGGCGTCGCTCCGCCCATGGACGGGTGCGCATCGGCACTTGGACTTAGCTCATGCGCCCTGGGCGTTGTACCAGCGCCACTCGGTGAGCCGTGGACGATCGGGCAGGTCGATACGTCCAGTTGCCCACAGCAGGGTGTCCCAGGCGTCGGAGCCGATGACGACGTGCGGGAAGAGCCTCTTCAGGACGTGTGCGCACAACTCCTTTGGCGGAGACCACTCCAGGCCCAGCCCCTGGGCGATGTCATGCGTGTGCACGAGGGTCTCGACAACACCCATGGCGGCAAAGCCTTCTGGGCCCGAAGGTCCGAAGACGTGGAACGCGACGGTGGTGGAAGGGGCGGTGCGCAGGACGGACGCCAGCAGACCGCCGCAGGCCTCCAGGACGGTCAGGAGACCCTGCGGGCCCGACGCCCGCTTGACGAAGAAGACATTCGCCGGCCCACCGCTCCGGTCGCTGTCCGTCCGGAACGGCAGCACCGCGGACGTCGGCGGCTCCGCGAGCCCGAACCTCGCGGCGTAGGTGAAGAGGTCATCGGCCAGATGCTCGAGCGTCTCCCAGCAGGTCCACTCAAGGGTTCCCGCCTTGGCTTCCCAGCCTTGGGGGTCCGCGTCCCTCAGGGTCTGGATGGCCAGAGCCACGATGTGGCGTACGTCGTCCGCGTCGATGGCGGTGGTTGTCGTGTCCGACGTGTCTGCGCTGTGCATGCGGTGGATCGTAACAATGGCGGTTTGCCAGGGCTTTTCGGCTATCCGCGGTGGGCGGCCTCGCTCCCGAACGTCTCGTCGCAGTTCTCCTCCACCGTCTCCGCGAAGGCCCTGGCCAGGGGGGACAGCGCATCCCAGCGGCGTACCGCCCAGCCGGTCCACAGTGTGGGGAGTTCGGGGATCGGGATCAGACGCAGACCGGGGTGCGTGGGGCCGTGCCAGCCGGGCAGGTCGGGGACGACCGCGTGGCCCAGGCCGAGTTCGGCCAGCAGGATCGCCGTGTCCCAGTCGGCGACGCTCGTGTCGGATGTCGTCCGGACGCCGCACTGGGCCAGCCAGGCGTCCAGGCGGGAGCGCGACGTCGCATTCTCGGGCAGGCCGATCAGCCGGATGTCCGCGAGATCGGCCATGTCGACACGGGACTTGGCGGATAGGGGGTCGTCGGCGGCGACGGCGAGCACCCAGGGCAGTTCGACGACGGGGCGCTGCTCGATGCCGCGCACGGGTTCCCCGAGCGTGATCCAGGCCAGGTCGAGGCCGCCCGCGAGCAGGGCATCGAAGCAGCTGCGGCTGGAGTGCGCGGTCTGGAACTCCAGGCTGACGTCGGGGTAGTGATGGCGGAACGCGACCACGGCGGCCGACATGAAGTGGCGCACGGTGGTGGCGCCGGTGGTGACACGGACCGAGCCCGACTCGCCGCGCACCAGCTCGCGCAGCCGGAGCAGCGCGTGGTCGATGTCGCCGAGACCGCCGGCCACCGCGGTGTGCAGGAGGTGTCCGGCCGCGGTGGGCGTGACGCCGCGGGGGCGGCGCTCCAGCAGGGTGATGCCGGTCTCCCGTTCCAGTCGCTTGATGTGCTGGCTCACCGCCGACTGCGTGCAGGACAGGTCGCGGGCCACGGCGCTGAGGCTGCCCGTGCGGCATACGGCGGCGAAGACACGGAGGTCGTCGAGGGTCATGGAGGGTGAAGCTACAGCTTGGGGATGGGTAAGGAAACCCGAGGATTGACTTGGCCGTGGCCGGGCGAGACGATCTTTGGCGGGCCCAGGGCGGCAACCCGGGTGGGCCCGGGCGTAGTTCCGGACAGCGCCCGGTCCCTCCTGGGTGCCGACCCTCCATCACACACAACTGATCACTCCCGACACCCAGTACCTGGCCATGCCTTCACCGGAGCCTCCGCGCTCCGGTGCTGGGCCGTGCCCGGAAAGGCGAGCAGTGCACGCACTCGAGACAGCGGCCCTGGCGGCCGCGGCCGTCGGGGCGGGCGGCATCAATGCCGTCGTCGGCTCCGGCACCCTGATCACCTTCCCCACCCTCCTCGCCTGCGGCCTGCCGCCCGTCCTTGCCAACGTCTCCAACACCATCGGCCTCGTGCCAGGGGTGATCACCGCCGCGTATGGCTACCGCCGTGAGCTGAAAGGGCAGTTGCCCCGGCTGCTGCGGTGGGGCGGTGCGGCACTCGTCGGCGGGCTGATAGGGGCGGCGCTCCTGCTGCTCCTGCCCGAAGGGACGTTCCAGTCCGTGGTGCCGGTGCTGATTCTGCTGGCCTGTGTCCTGGTCCTGTTCCAGCCGCGCCTGAACAAGTGGTTGCAGCAGCGCCCCGGCCACGACGGAGCGGACCGCCAGGCGCCCGTGCTGCTCGGGGTGTTGGGAACGGCGGTCTACGGCGGCTACTTCGGCGCGGCCCAGGGCGTCCTGCTCATGGGCCTGTTCGGCACCTTCGTCCGGGACGACCTGCAGCGGCTCAACGCCGCCAAGAACGTACTGGCCGCCATCGTCAACGGCGTCGCCGCGATCGTCTTCATCGCGGTGACGGACGTCGACTGGACGGCGGCCGGCGTGATCGCCGCGGGTTCCACGGTCGGCGGACTACTGGGTGCCCGAGTCGGCCGCCGCCTGTCGCCGAACGTCTTGCGCGCAGTGATCGTCGCGGTCGGCGTGATCGCGTCCGTCGCCGTCATCGCGTAGCAACTGGCGGGAGCATGGGCCCAGTTCGCCGACTCAGTCAGGGATGATCGCTACTGCGTCGATCTCCACGAGCGCACCCGGGCGAGCGTGTCCCGCGGTGGAGACAACCGTGATGGCCGTGCGGTGATCGCCCCACACTGATCGCGACGCCCCGTATCCCACCCGCGCGTCGACCCCGTCGACGAGATAGATGGTGAGTTTGGCGACGTGCTCGGGACCGGTGTTCGCGGCTGCGAGCACGGTCAGTACGTTGCGCATCGCCTGAGCGGTCTGCGCCTCTATGCCGTCGAGCAGGTTTCCGGTGCTGTCGGTGCCGAGCTGGCCGCCGACATGGAGCATCCGGGCGGCGGGCGTGATCACGCCCTGGGTGAAGGCAGGGTTGTGGTGGAGCTCCTCAGGGTCGATGTGTGTCGTCTTCGCGGTCATGAGCTTCTCCTGACGGGTGCCTGGATTCGTGTGCAGGTAGAGGTCGCGCAGCAGGCAGACCTCGGACAGGTGGTGGATCAGCTCGCGGTGGATGTGCAGCACCAGATCGGCCATGGGGATGTCGGGGAAGGGTTCCTTCGCGCCGACCGGGACCCGGAGCCCGGCGTCGCCGAGGTCGCGTACCCCGGCCAGCCAGACGTCGAGTTGGGTTTCGAGCTGGTCGAGCGCCATCTTCGCGCTGTCGGCGTACTCCCAGGTTTCGTACGACGCTGCCGGCGCGCCGAAGTGTGCCGCGTTGCGCGCGGCGAGCAGACCGGTGATGACATGTCCGAGCCGCCAGGCGATCGTCGTGAAGGGCGCGGGGACCGGCTGGGGGTATGCGTATTCCAACGTGAAGTCTCCGGCGCCGAGTTGCATGGGCGCCGTCGAGCTGCCGCGCGGCCGGATGCTCCAGGCGTCCGGCACCGGCGACCAGAAGTACTCCTCGTCGGTGAGGCCGTCGAGACGGGCCCGCAGTTGATGGTTCCAGTGGAACTCAAGCTGCTCGCGCAGCGACCGGTTCACATCGAGTTCGTTTGCGTCCATGGAGCCACCGTGACACCTGAGGCGGACAGGATCGGTCCGCCATCTCTGGCAATGTGGGCGGCATGAACGCGGCAAGCGGTGACGGGCGAGATACGACGGAGCGGGTGCTCACCCTGCTCGGGCTGCTACAGCAGCGGCAGACTTGGAGCGGCCCCGAGCTCGCCGACCGGCTCGGGGTCACGACGCGCACGGTGCGCCGCGATGTCGAGCGGCTGCGCACCCTCGGCTATCCGGTGCATGCCGGCCAGGGCGTCGGCGGCGGCTACCGACTCGGTCCGGGACAGGACCTGCCGCCGCTGCTTCTCGACGACCAGGAGGCGATCGCCACCGCGGTCTCACTGCTCGCCGGCGCGGGTGGCGCGGTCGCCGGCGCCGGCGACGCCGCACTCCGGGCCCTGACGAAGCTTGATCAGGTGCTGCCCAGCAGGCTGCGGCACGAGGTGCGCGCGCTCTCCGGCTCGGTGGAGTCCTTCGACGGAGGCCGCACACCGGTCGACCCCCAGGCGCTCATGACGCTGGCCAGAGCCTGCCGCGACGAGGTCGAGGCCGGTTTCGACTACCCGTCCGGGAGCGAGGTCCGCCGGCGGCGCGTGGAGCCCTACCGCCTGGTCGCATCCGACCGGCGCTGGTACCTCTTCGCCTACGACCTCGACCGCGACGACTGGCGCAGTTTCCGCGTCGACCGGATGACCGAGGCGGTCGCCCGGACCTGGCGCTTCCGTCCGCGCCCGGCGCCGGACGCGGCGGCGTACGTGCAGGAGGGTGTGGCGAGTCGGGTCTACCCGCACCGGGCGCGGTTCCTCGTGCACGCGTCGGCCGACACGGTGCGCGCGCAGCTTCCGGCGTCGGCGGCCGTCGTGCGAAAGCGGGGGAGTGAGCACTGCGAGGTGCTCAGTGGCGCCGCCGGACTCGACGCCGTACTCATGCATGTACTCCTGCTGGGCCACGACTTCGAGGTACTTGACCCGCCTGAGCTCGGGAGCCGCTGCCGCGCGCTGGCGGAGAGATTGATGGCGGCCGGTGCGACCGCCGCACCGGGGCCGGACACGCAGGAGTCATGAGCTCCGTCCTCGTCACGTTCGGCCGCCTTCAGTGAGGTGGTTGCGCCGGGCCTCGCGGTCGAAGATGCCGAGGATCTCCGCGGGGCCGCCGATGGCGCCCACCGCGTGCGGAAGCATGGTCGGGAACTCCGCCGCCTGCCGCTCCTCGACCCGCAACCGGCGCTCGCCCAGGAGGAGTTCGACCGTTCCGGACAGCACCGTGAACCACTCACGGCCGGGGTGCGCCTTCAGCGCGGTGGGGCCTTGCGGGGGCGGGTCGGTCAGGCGCATCCGGGCGACCGTGACGCCCGGTTCGCCGCGCAGCGTCCAGTGGGTCTGGGAGCGGGACCGGTGGTAGGTGGGGTTCGAGACGACGTCTTCGGCGTCGGTCTCGACGAGCTGGTCGAGCGAGGTGCTCAGGGCACGGGCGATCGCGGTGAGCTGGTCCAGGGCGATCCTGCGGTGCCCGGTCTCGATCCGGCTGAGGGTCGAAGGGCTGAGATGGCTGCGGCCGGCCAGGTCGTCGAGCGACCAGCCGTGCGCGGCCCGCAAGGCCCGGATCCGCTTGCGCACGAGGCCGTCCAGATCAGTACCTTCTTGCGTCATGCGCAAGAGTGTATGCGCTGGCCGCAAACCGTCGTACGGTCGGGCGCATGGCACACCCCGCATCGCAGCCCCACTCCCACACCC
Above is a genomic segment from Streptomyces sp. NBC_01381 containing:
- a CDS encoding LysR family transcriptional regulator, whose product is MTLDDLRVFAAVCRTGSLSAVARDLSCTQSAVSQHIKRLERETGITLLERRPRGVTPTAAGHLLHTAVAGGLGDIDHALLRLRELVRGESGSVRVTTGATTVRHFMSAAVVAFRHHYPDVSLEFQTAHSSRSCFDALLAGGLDLAWITLGEPVRGIEQRPVVELPWVLAVAADDPLSAKSRVDMADLADIRLIGLPENATSRSRLDAWLAQCGVRTTSDTSVADWDTAILLAELGLGHAVVPDLPGWHGPTHPGLRLIPIPELPTLWTGWAVRRWDALSPLARAFAETVEENCDETFGSEAAHRG
- a CDS encoding helix-turn-helix domain-containing protein, producing the protein MTQEGTDLDGLVRKRIRALRAAHGWSLDDLAGRSHLSPSTLSRIETGHRRIALDQLTAIARALSTSLDQLVETDAEDVVSNPTYHRSRSQTHWTLRGEPGVTVARMRLTDPPPQGPTALKAHPGREWFTVLSGTVELLLGERRLRVEERQAAEFPTMLPHAVGAIGGPAEILGIFDREARRNHLTEGGRT
- a CDS encoding YafY family protein; this translates as MNAASGDGRDTTERVLTLLGLLQQRQTWSGPELADRLGVTTRTVRRDVERLRTLGYPVHAGQGVGGGYRLGPGQDLPPLLLDDQEAIATAVSLLAGAGGAVAGAGDAALRALTKLDQVLPSRLRHEVRALSGSVESFDGGRTPVDPQALMTLARACRDEVEAGFDYPSGSEVRRRRVEPYRLVASDRRWYLFAYDLDRDDWRSFRVDRMTEAVARTWRFRPRPAPDAAAYVQEGVASRVYPHRARFLVHASADTVRAQLPASAAVVRKRGSEHCEVLSGAAGLDAVLMHVLLLGHDFEVLDPPELGSRCRALAERLMAAGATAAPGPDTQES
- the ltnD gene encoding L-threonate dehydrogenase; translated protein: MNDQDRPARPSVGVVGLGAMGLGMARSLRTAGFDVGVHDLRPEVAAAFAADGGTAHASAGELAAEVDVLVGVVVNAAQVESVLFGTDGAAERLRPGSVYVMCSTADPNWSAGLEKRLAERGVLYLDAPISGGAARAANGDLTMMTSGAPTAYAIADPVLEAMSGMVYRLGDEAGIGSKVKIVNQLLAGVHIATAAEAMALGIKAGVPADALYEVITHSAGNSWMFENRMAHVLAGDYTPLSAVDIFVKDLGLVLDAARPEKFPLPLAATAHQMFLQASASGLGGEDDSAVIKIFPGIELPEQDPAEPTEQEEV
- a CDS encoding DinB family protein, giving the protein MDANELDVNRSLREQLEFHWNHQLRARLDGLTDEEYFWSPVPDAWSIRPRGSSTAPMQLGAGDFTLEYAYPQPVPAPFTTIAWRLGHVITGLLAARNAAHFGAPAASYETWEYADSAKMALDQLETQLDVWLAGVRDLGDAGLRVPVGAKEPFPDIPMADLVLHIHRELIHHLSEVCLLRDLYLHTNPGTRQEKLMTAKTTHIDPEELHHNPAFTQGVITPAARMLHVGGQLGTDSTGNLLDGIEAQTAQAMRNVLTVLAAANTGPEHVAKLTIYLVDGVDARVGYGASRSVWGDHRTAITVVSTAGHARPGALVEIDAVAIIPD
- a CDS encoding RICIN domain-containing protein; protein product: MATTSPPRRRRARCGALAGAAVLAMSVGTVMTTAGSASASDTPGSYTHYGFPSGTGGLNSVTFRTTVTKDAGPASNIFWSHQFGFTAGSGAYTGMQSNGPGQTRTFLFSLWDATEAKPGTGDSYCVDFGGEGVGKSCRLKTDWKEGHTFRTRVAHEGDRWFGVTVTNETTGASFKLGSIRAGSTQISPSGMVDWTEYFEWNNPKASCDDQPYSQAKFDLPVGDDGAVTASVSSTRTSATCADYTRVEQVSGGTLQTNAVGNSVRGPITGLGGKVVDGSRNVSGDPAIVYGPTGGANQAWVLGKDGALHLMGQGLCLDVKDGAHANGTPAIMWTCNGGTNQQWRHENGALRNPAANRCLDIPGGDTSDGTRLVIWDCNGGSHQKWTVPARP
- a CDS encoding sulfite exporter TauE/SafE family protein; protein product: MHALETAALAAAAVGAGGINAVVGSGTLITFPTLLACGLPPVLANVSNTIGLVPGVITAAYGYRRELKGQLPRLLRWGGAALVGGLIGAALLLLLPEGTFQSVVPVLILLACVLVLFQPRLNKWLQQRPGHDGADRQAPVLLGVLGTAVYGGYFGAAQGVLLMGLFGTFVRDDLQRLNAAKNVLAAIVNGVAAIVFIAVTDVDWTAAGVIAAGSTVGGLLGARVGRRLSPNVLRAVIVAVGVIASVAVIA